The region CGTCAATATGTTGAAACAACTCTGCAGCAGCAATGTAAAGATTGATGGCTTGGATGTTGATGATTTGGTGAGGAGAATTCATGGTTTATTGGGAGGGAGGGAATGTCTGATTGTGATAGATGATATATGGGAAGATGTTCATTGGGAAATCATAAAGAATGCATTGCCGGTTGATTGTAATGTGATTCTCACCACTCGATCTGGGAATATTGCTAATCAACAATCCGAACCTCACAAGCTTAAATTTCTCACAGAAGATGAAGGATGGGCTTTACTTCAAAAAGTAGCAGACTTCTCTCCAGGTTAGTTGATGAATTGTAGCTTGTAAGGCTACTTCCGACCAGAAAATAACTTGTAATACTAAatcttattagtattattttgttaaCTCTAAGAATAAATAAAGTACATGTATCTTATTATGTTGTATATTGTGGCAGTTGATGAAgatttaaaattatttgaacATATTGGAAGAGAAATTGTATCAAAGTGCGAAGGGTTACCATTATCAATTTGTGTTATTGGAGGGATTTTGCATCAAAAAGAGCACACTTTACTAGAATGGAAAAAGGTTAATATGAACATGGAATCATATCTAAGGCATGGAGAAGGTGTTGAAGAATATAGAAGGGTAAAACAAGTGCTGGAGTTGAGCTATGATGCTCTTCCTTATTACTTGAAACCATGCTTTCTCTACTTAGCATGTTTTCCCGAGGATCACAAGATTGATACTGAGAGATTGTATTTATTGTGGATGGCGGAAGGCTTCATTTCATACCAAGATAAAGGGCCGAACGAGACTCTCAAAGATGTAGCTCAAAGATATCTAACTGAGCTTGCTATGAGGTGTATGGTTCAACTGCACAAGAGTCAAGTGTACAGCACTCTACATAAGAATTTTGATTCGTGCGGGCTGCATGATTTGATGCATGATCTCTGCTCTTCGAAAGCTGAAGAAGAAAAGTTTGTGAAGCGCATTGATGCTTCCAAATATCTGTGTGGCATTCCTTCACCGAGGTTAGCACTACCTCCATCCGTTCGCAATTCCATAAGCAGATTAGCCATAAATTATGACCTCGAGAAGAGTGCATCAAGCATAAATGGGCTAGAGGAACTTAAtcatcttagatcctttatgCTTCTCCGAAAAGGCAGTTTTCTTGGTTCACAAATTGTCTTGAAAGAGAATTCGATTAACTTTGAGAAGTCGAAATGCTTGAGGATATTTGTGGTAGAAGGTTGCGAGTTTGAAGGGGGAATGTTACCGAGCAAGGTGAGCGAACTAATTCATTTAAGATACTTGAGTTTGATGTTGTCTAATGTGAGAGAGCTACCAAAATCTATATGCAGCATGACGTACTTGCAGATCTTAGATTTGCGCGTATCACCCTTGATTGTTCTCCGATTGCCAAATGTGATTTGGAAGATGAAAAGACTAAAGCATTTGTTTCTTAGTAGGAGAATAGAGTTGATTGGAGAGGAGAAACTAAGACTAGAAGGGCTAGAGGAGTTGGAGACATTAGAAAGCATCAGCAGTGAGACTACTTGCATTGAAGATATCCCCAAATTAGTCAGCCTGCAAAGTGTATATGTTAGAGTTTATGATGTGGAGAGCCTGTCAATTGTGTTGAGCAACAAAAATAGCCAACTACGTGAGACTCATCTCGTGGTTGAGTCATGTGATTTAAGTTCACAGAAAAATAGAGAGGTATTAAATGAAGGGTTGATGTCTCCTTCGTTGGTTACAATGTGGTTCTTCAAATGCAATATGAGTGGCAATTTTCCTTACTACAAACAAGGGATGTGTCAAAATTTGGTATATTTGGGACTTTTTGACTGCGAGGGTGTTGTAGAAGTGATGGGGATTGGAAAGTATCCCATGTTGCAAAGGCTCGAGTTGAGGAAAGTAGAGATGAGAGGAACATTGATTTTCCTTTCAAATTCATTCCCACAACTAAAGAAACTTTATCTTTCCGACATGCAAGATTTGAAGAAATGGGAAGTGGAAGAAAGAGCATTGTCCAAACTTACTTTCTTGTCGATCGATTCGTGTTGCAATTTGAAGAAGCTTCCGGATGGCTTGAGACTCATATCTACTCTTCAAGAGATAAAAATCAGGAGCATGTCAAGTGAATTCATGGAGAGAGTAAAAGAAGAAGATTATGCTCCATTTGTCAAGATTATGAGGTAACTAATTTGCAAGCATATGTATATTGGTATTTATCAATAATGATAAGATAATAGTAATTTAACTTTAGGGTATTCTATGCAATAAGGGTAAATTAGGGAATCAATCATTTTGTGGTTATGGAATAATCAAAGAAGCTGTGCATTTAAATAATGTGGTAGTGCAATATAGATCATGAACTCGATAAGTTGTCATAAGGCATCATACTTTTTAATCTTTATCACATTCACGTGTCATTTTCAGTGACATTCTCAACCCTTAAATATCTCAATaaatctaaataaaaaaaagttttatatACCACGCGATTTAAATTATCTTTTCACCTatcatataaattaattataagtaattttataaatattcaaacaaAATCTCAGTTACATATATTTAGGTGAAGGAATTTGCAAGAAGTTTTATGTGTGATACCATCATCCTAGAACATAATATAATGGACAAGATTCCTTTATTTCTAGTATTTTTTTCGTTTAGCACATTGATGTCTTGTCTCTTTTCTTTTATCTATGTATTCCATGTcaacattaattattttattttattatttttacttgtGCAAATCCCCATTACTTCTCTCTAACTCCCAGTATCCTCTTCATATTTTACTTTGCAGATCACCAACAAAAAACCTGATATTCTTCCCAGAATGAAGTTATTTCTTCCTGATTTCTGTTTTTCTCACTTCTGGCGAATctcaatttatttattccaaTGACTTGCTTCTCTCTTTGCAATTTTTTTCAAACTCAATTTGTATATTCCTTGTTTATCAACTCTGGCAATCCCCATGTAATTATCTTGTGATAAATATTATACTATCTTGTTGTATATAAAAAGTAATGGTTGATATTTCTAAGAAAAGTTATGCTGATGGAAATATATACTTCCTCTAAGTTACATCTATCAAAACTCTGCATCTGAAATTCTCTCTGTAATGAGACTTAACTAGTGATATGTGTTTTTTTCTCTGTTTGCGGTAGCTTTTGCCGATGTCATCAACATCATAGGTCAGTGTTTTCAtttccgggttttctttgtcTGGTTTTTCCCAAACGAGAGTAGAACCACATAGGGTCGGAATTATTAAAGCACATTATAAAAGACTATACATTAAActataatgaaatatttttaactATAATGAAATCTGTTTAAATTACAATACGACACATATATGATCGTCAtgacaaatttaatcaaatcaaTGAATTGCACTACAAAAACTAGATACTAGCTACAGGTATAATTTATTATGTAACTTAGTTAAGTGCTCTACTCTGTTTATTTTAAAGAGCACCTTTGTTTTTTTAGTGCTTGCTAAATCTCATTTTACCAAAATCAATCACTATTGAAAATTAGTGCCGGCGAGATTATGATGCAATAGCTTGTGCGCAATCTGGTCTCTCGCATGCACGGCCTCCGACGACCTGATCGGATCATCCGGTGCGATCAGATTGTCGAAGAGCTCGAACCTCAGCTCCGGCGCGATCCCCTCGTTCCTAACCTCGCAGCACGCAGCAAGCCCAGAGAACCACCGGCAAATCAAGCAGCTTCATCTCCATCCGCTTCCTCAGGCAGCTCCACCTCGCCTTCAGCCGCATGAACGCCTCCCTCGCCACCTCCTGCACCTCCCCGACCTTCTCGTTGAACGCGTGCTGCGTCCACGTCAGGTTCTGGTGGGCGTAGGGAACCAGTAGCCAGTCTGTCAGTGGAAAGGCTGAGTTCCCTACTACCCAAGTGTCTGCCAGCGCGCCCCCCAGGGCGCGCTGGCAAAGCACTGACTTTTGGAGCACGTGCTCGTCAGTCATTGAGCCTGGCCATCCGACGCATATGTCGATGAACACGCCGTTCGGTTCGACGACGCCCTGCAGCGTGACGGAGTACGTCGTCTTCTCGTTCCGCTCGGTGTGTCGCTTGTTGAAGTAGGCGGCGGCGCTCACTTTAGGCGCGATGATCGGGATGTGGGTGGTGTAGATGGCCCCGCCCACCCCGGGGATCCCGGACGCTGCCTCGAATCCGTCCCGGATGGTGACGGCCCGGGCCGGGTTGGGCCACTAGAGGAATTTCGGCATGAGGACGGCCCGGATGGCGGCGCAGAACTCGAGGATGAGCTTGTGGCAGGTGGAGACCCCAGGCCGAAGCGCCTGGACCTCCCGCAGGGCCTCCCCGGTCGCCAGGCGCCAGATGCACACGGCGACGCGCTGGCGCACGGGGATGGCCTGGCGGAGGGTGGTGTCCTTCTTGGTGACCGTGGCAGATCATGTCGAACGTGGCCCGGCCCATGCGGAAGGCCTTCCGGAACTCCTCGTCCGGGTAGTCCGGGCTGCTCACGTGCTCCCACCACGCCTTGGACCGGGTTTTCACCCAcagccgccgctgctgctgacCAGCAGCGGCGGATGTGGACTCTTCCGGACCTCCGTTCAGCAGTGAATAGAGGTCCATTTCAGGATTGGGAGTCTGGTATTGGGTATTGGTGTTGAATGCCATGAATTTGTTGATCAAgattttgaaattattatatgtatatataccatATGTGGATGTGTAGATAGTGTGTGAATGCGAGGGAGTGAGGTGGTCAAGGTGAAGATAGGGAAATGGACCTCGACGCGGGCGGCGGGTGCTGTCTATACGCTTCGATTTGATACGATGAATTCATTATCATAAGGAGGTCTGGTTTACGCAGTTGGGTTTTTAAGTTCGGGAAGGGGGGGAGCAATCTAGGGGTAATTCAGTAAATTACTAATGATGAGTATTATAACACTATAGCTGACTTTCGCTTTTAAATAAATTCTCCATCTAATAATAATtgtttcttagagcatccacagtgatgcggacgatagcgcgcctgATGCATcaggcgcgctatcgtccgcgcccaacGCTTAGTGTGCAGAcaatagggcatcgtccgcccactatGGGCGATGCGGACGATAcaacgcgttttagtttttttttttaattccaaaattttgttatatagaTACTACaacttcacttttcatttgtaatttttcgattaacttttaaactctcaaattacgctataaaatggattccggtggatactcaaTTTTTTGTAGGataatcaatttattttatttctaacccgtgtaactttttttttataatcaatgaattttttgccgttcttagttaatcgttgtgttttttctaagtttacatttatatatttgaaaacatttaaattaattaacaaaacaatagtaaaatgcttagggcgccccactgcaggtggaaggggaggaggataaaatgctgacgtggcgatgcatagggcgggctttatgGCGCCCCACTGTGAATgctcttaggccatccgcaaccctgtctcttatccgtcccttaaaatactattcatgggccccactgtacttttttactccatctcttaattaagggacggaacctgcaacccttcatctcttatccgtcccttaaccgtctcttaaattactattcattcaatttcattttttatttttatttacaaccaaattcaattaataaaaacacacttgattaaataaaataaaattacaatataaaataaaactagaacttaaaattcaaaaaaaataaaaaaacacataattaaaatcctaaaaaataaaaattatataatttaaaatacaattttatagaaaataaaaaaaactactccgccggcgaatcatcccccgaaggcggtggaggtgcactgaagccacctagaggcggaataccaagttgtcttacCATAAAcacaattccggcaagataggcttggtattggggaggcgtcatgcaggaagtgtctgccattgtagcggtcatgtacatggacattagggagttcgagggtgcccccgagcccgcctggcttgattcggctcggcccctcctccctctagccgccttcgccgcatttctcccttgcggccgacgacgcccacgggaggacccccggcatcgtctgccgtgccctcaacctcctgcgaggcaaactcttgtgcggcgtTGCTcaaaccgccctcactagaagagtattggccacccgtcgtgtgcttcgtgcgcttcgaggtcgagtccgagctggactggacaccgccggcccacctttcctcgtatttgacgacctcccaaacatcgacatgtctgaattgtttggcggtgtcgtcgaagtagactcgcaaagccgacctcagaagtCGATTAGTAGAAGTCGACTTCTGATCGTACGAGatgctgatccaggcgttgtacagagccatcgtgtccttgcggctgtacggatgacggcctacatcctccttctcctcctcggccgcctcctcaTCTTCCTCCACGACGTCGAATgtcctggagcttccaccgcctcgtcctccttccggattgggttcatccggataatcctccataatttgggataatccctccgaatacctcggggtggagggacgagcgtatgcatccacatcaaaatggggtggttggtaccccgtcgacgagccttggttGCCCGgtgtcgacgaaccggaaccggaaccacccaagacattgtacatgcccccagtcgccaaacgcgttgatgtcaaacccgctggagccgccagagtttccgtcgccggacattttgtgatgaaaattggagaggaaatgaagatgatttgggaagaatagatgcgtgtttgtgtgtataatgaggatgaaatatgagtatttataaagtaaaaaaagaaaaaaatataaaaaaaacggtcgaaaacggtaacattaccgtttgaatttttaatttttttttattaaattagattttttaaaaataatttattgcgttagcgggccggcgagtgggcgtcacgcctagcgccagcgcgcgcTATGTCGCGCGGGCTTGTGGCGAGCTAGCGCGCCagccgtctcggtgggacgggtcTCTCGGCGAGACAGGGACGAGACGGGATGttgcaacgcgtctcgctgccgtctcgtctcggagggacgagatacgagacacccgcgcgacgcgttgcgggtgctctagtGGCAATCTGAGATTAAAAGTCCTCAGCCTCAAATTAGTTTTTGGCGTTATGTGTTCTTTCAATTCAACAAATATGGAGGagttttatttatgaaaatattaaaatcaacCAACTAAAATCAATCACCAATGGCTTCTCTGCTGAGCCCACCTCTGAATTTACCCCTCAACAAGGTAAACTAACCAATTTCTCTGCTGTTCATCACTGATATATTGCTATTAATTTCAAGATGTTGAATTTTCTTTGGTCTGTTTGCTCAACCAGAATTGAATATTATTGAATCGCTGCAGAGGTTAGGTTATTCTTGGAGTGTATATATTTGATTCTTCAGAAACTGAACAAAACAATTTTTTAGAATTGGATTGATTGAATTTAATATGCTATCTTCCTTTTTAAAGTTGAGTGGCTGAGTTTTTCAGAATAGGGATATGAAATAGTGATATCTTGGAACAGGGATATGAAACATTCAATCTAGATTTGATGGTTCAGAAAAGGGGAGGAGTATTCTTCTTCTGTAAATTCAATTTAGGTTAG is a window of Salvia splendens isolate huo1 chromosome 3, SspV2, whole genome shotgun sequence DNA encoding:
- the LOC121797072 gene encoding putative disease resistance protein At1g50180, whose amino-acid sequence is MAESFANVFLEILRELLVEETKFLLSVGGDVDKVEGDLRSMHALLIKADRDKRDSPTLKLYTSQLKDLAFKAENLLETYAVEVQSKREGWKSLKDKLQRYICIICECYSVHQVGNEARDIISTLADLTSKLESELGQECSSLMKQDDERNRLLRQTYAHEVEPHFVGMERDIELLVSMVKDVKRPRVVKIYGMGGLGKTTLARKVYNHRDLQSYARAWVCITQQFQPKPVFVNMLKQLCSSNVKIDGLDVDDLVRRIHGLLGGRECLIVIDDIWEDVHWEIIKNALPVDCNVILTTRSGNIANQQSEPHKLKFLTEDEGWALLQKVADFSPVDEDLKLFEHIGREIVSKCEGLPLSICVIGGILHQKEHTLLEWKKVNMNMESYLRHGEGVEEYRRVKQVLELSYDALPYYLKPCFLYLACFPEDHKIDTERLYLLWMAEGFISYQDKGPNETLKDVAQRYLTELAMRCMVQLHKSQVYSTLHKNFDSCGLHDLMHDLCSSKAEEEKFVKRIDASKYLCGIPSPRLALPPSVRNSISRLAINYDLEKSASSINGLEELNHLRSFMLLRKGSFLGSQIVLKENSINFEKSKCLRIFVVEGCEFEGGMLPSKVSELIHLRYLSLMLSNVRELPKSICSMTYLQILDLRVSPLIVLRLPNVIWKMKRLKHLFLSRRIELIGEEKLRLEGLEELETLESISSETTCIEDIPKLVSLQSVYVRVYDVESLSIVLSNKNSQLRETHLVVESCDLSSQKNREVLNEGLMSPSLVTMWFFKCNMSGNFPYYKQGMCQNLVYLGLFDCEGVVEVMGIGKYPMLQRLELRKVEMRGTLIFLSNSFPQLKKLYLSDMQDLKKWEVEERALSKLTFLSIDSCCNLKKLPDGLRLISTLQEIKIRSMSSEFMERVKEEDYAPFVKIMRSPTKNLIFFPE